In a single window of the Raphanus sativus cultivar WK10039 chromosome 9, ASM80110v3, whole genome shotgun sequence genome:
- the LOC108826415 gene encoding F-box/FBD/LRR-repeat protein At1g51370, with product MVGRKKRKPKTCDNGSHEDRISQLPDDLISHILTHLSTCDVVRTSLLSKRWINLWERVPDLDLDSHSFSSFDAFVSFTDMFFDKHKVSWIRKLRLSIRTHGVDDTSYLTPWIDAAITHNIQRLDVHFAYSFKDPVQIPLNLYTCATLVHLRLYGAFMVNAPEVVSLPCLKIMQLEYVKHLNETTLVKLISGSPVLEDLTVLKPATVLKVCSQTLKRVYINQPLQSGVVIDAPLLQFLMIKCCLTNNFKIINIGFTAKVDIDISLGTSYDLDRYGSSKKSMVCNFFASISRARCLAISYITVKVIKKIEPQLQFPYLSQLSASFSVFDLNVLPMILRSCPKLKSLILDLVDGEPKVVFSSVPPCLISSLKFVELKSPILGYEGEIELVRYFLKNSRVLDKLCLRFEKHNMKKAKYIILQELLAIPRCSSTCEVVFL from the exons ATGGTGGGTAGAAAGAAGAGGAAACCCAAAACTTGTGACAACGGGTCGCATGAAGATAGGATAAGCCAGTTACCTGATGATTTGATATCTCACATCCTTACTCATCTTTCTACATGTGACGTTGTTAGAACAAGTCTTTTATCCAAAAGATGGATAAATCTTTGGGAACGTGTTCCTGATTTGGACTTAGACTCTCACTCATTCTCCAGTTTCGATGCCTTTGTAAGTTTTACCGACATGTTCTTCGATAAACACAAGGTATCATGGATACGCAAACTCAGGTTAAGTATTCGCACGCATGGTGTTGATGACACCTCTTACCTCACCCCTTGGATAGATGCTGCTATCACTCATAATATTCAACGTCTCGATGTTCATTTTGCATACTCATTCAAGGATCCAGTTCAGATACCTTTGAACTTGTATACATGTGCGACATTGGTACACTTACGTCTCTATGGGGCATTCATGGTTAATGCTCCTGAGGTTGTTTCCTTACCTTGTCTGAAGATCATGCAGTTAGAATATGTTAAACATCTCAATGAGACCACTTTGGTGAAACTTATCTCAGGCTCTCCAGTTTTGGAAGATTTAACCGTCTTAAAACCGGCTACCGTTTTAAAAGTGTGCTCACAGACACTGAAGAGAGTCTATATAAATCAGCCTTTACAAAGTGGAGTTGTTATTGATGCTCCTCTACTCCAGTTTTTGATGATTAAGTGTTGCTTAACgaacaattttaaaatcatcaaTATAGGTTTCACTGCCAAGGTAGATATTGATATCTCCTTAGGTACGAGCTATGATTTAGATAGATATGGTTCATCCAAGAAAAGCATGGTTTGCAATTTCTTCGCCAGTATTTCAAGGGCCAGATGTCTAGCCATTAGTTATATTACTGTTAAG GTCATCAAGAAAATAGAACCTCAGCTCCAATTTCCTTACCTATCCCAGTTGAGCGCTAGCTTTTCTGTGTTCGATCTGAATGTTTTACCAATGATTCTTAGGAGCTGCCCAAAGCTAAAATCTCTCATCTTG GACTTGGTTGATGGAGAGCCAAAGGTGGTGTTTTCATCCGTGCCTCCTTGTTTGATATCATCACTTAAGTTTGTTGAGTTGAAAAGTCCGATCTTGGGATATGAAGGAGAGATAGAGCTAGTAAGATACTTTCTGAAGAATTCAAGAGTCCTGGACAAATTGTGTCTAAGGTTTGAGAAACATAATATGAAAAAAGCAAAGTATATCATTCTCCAGGAACTCCTTGCAATACCAAGATGCTCCAGCACTTGTGAAGTTGTTTTTCTTTAG